A window of Thermosynechococcus sp. NK55a contains these coding sequences:
- a CDS encoding VOC family protein, with protein MAFHHVSIRTANIQRAIAFYECLGFTMEVRFTTGYTLACWLKGWHTRLELLQVPQPKPAADSFHDEHYVGYYHLSFDLSDHPDPLETWLNQVGETLKAQSLPFQLLLKPTQQVIGSSLYHVAFIRDCDGLPLEFLQCLGSC; from the coding sequence ATGGCCTTCCACCATGTTTCAATTCGCACAGCCAATATCCAGCGGGCGATCGCCTTCTATGAATGCCTAGGCTTCACGATGGAGGTCCGCTTTACCACGGGCTATACCCTCGCCTGTTGGCTCAAGGGCTGGCACACCCGCCTTGAGCTTCTGCAAGTCCCTCAACCGAAGCCGGCGGCGGATTCCTTCCACGATGAGCACTACGTCGGCTACTACCATCTTTCCTTTGATCTCAGTGACCATCCTGACCCCCTTGAAACATGGCTCAATCAGGTGGGAGAAACCCTAAAGGCCCAGAGTTTACCCTTTCAGCTATTGCTGAAGCCAACTCAGCAAGTGATTGGTTCATCCCTTTATCACGTCGCCTTTATCCGCGATTGTGATGGCTTGCCCCTTGAATTTTTGCAGTGTCTGGGTTCCTGCTGA
- a CDS encoding leucyl aminopeptidase, producing the protein MQLQTVTTAIPDWSGDLLAIAVFQTEGTLTLTDPYTTLDQRLNGLLQELINEGEFQGKSGTSLLMRLLPNFPLKKLLLVGLGNREEFNLEALRRTGATIARTARRERAKTLGIALPHETLEAADAAQAVAEGVILALHSDVRFKTDPEARKLLPYPEVVTLLGLGEQTAALTRAQRICDGVILARELVNAPANEVTPVTLAETAQQLAATYGLRAKILERDECAALGMGAFLGVAQASDLPPKFIHLTYTPLGNVQKKIALIGKGLTFDSGGLNLKTQGGIETMKMDMGGAAAVLGTAKVIGQLKPAGIEVHFIIAATENMISGRALHPGDILTASNGKTIEVNNTDAEGRLTLADALVYAEKLGVDAIVDLATLTGACIVALGDNIAGLWSNNAELAQALQKASDRCGEKFWQMPLENKYFEAMKSQVADMKNTGPRSAGSITAALFLQQFVDHTPWAHLDIAGPVWTEKEDGYNNPCGTGYPVRTLVEWLCSLSA; encoded by the coding sequence ATGCAACTGCAAACGGTTACTACAGCAATTCCCGACTGGTCGGGGGATTTACTGGCGATCGCTGTGTTTCAAACGGAAGGCACCCTCACCCTCACCGACCCCTACACGACCCTCGATCAACGCCTCAATGGCCTATTGCAGGAACTCATCAACGAAGGGGAATTTCAAGGTAAGTCTGGTACCTCCCTCCTGATGCGCCTATTACCCAACTTTCCCCTTAAAAAACTCCTGCTTGTTGGCCTTGGCAATCGCGAAGAATTTAACTTAGAAGCCCTCCGTCGCACTGGCGCCACCATTGCCCGCACTGCCCGCCGTGAACGCGCAAAAACCCTAGGCATAGCACTGCCCCATGAAACTTTAGAGGCGGCTGATGCCGCCCAAGCCGTTGCCGAAGGGGTTATCCTTGCCCTCCACAGTGATGTCCGCTTCAAGACTGACCCGGAAGCGCGCAAACTCTTACCCTATCCAGAAGTCGTGACCCTTTTAGGGCTAGGGGAACAAACTGCCGCCTTGACCCGGGCGCAGCGGATTTGCGATGGCGTGATTCTGGCGCGGGAACTGGTGAACGCCCCTGCCAATGAAGTGACTCCCGTCACCCTTGCAGAAACTGCTCAGCAACTGGCAGCCACCTATGGCCTGAGAGCCAAAATTTTGGAGCGCGATGAATGTGCTGCCCTTGGCATGGGTGCCTTTTTGGGCGTGGCCCAAGCCTCTGATTTGCCGCCAAAATTTATTCACCTTACCTACACTCCCCTCGGCAACGTACAGAAGAAAATTGCCCTCATTGGCAAGGGGTTAACGTTTGATTCCGGCGGCCTCAACCTCAAAACCCAAGGGGGCATTGAAACCATGAAAATGGACATGGGGGGAGCTGCAGCCGTTTTGGGAACGGCCAAGGTCATCGGTCAACTCAAACCCGCTGGCATTGAAGTCCACTTTATTATTGCTGCCACTGAAAACATGATTAGTGGCCGGGCGCTGCATCCGGGGGATATTCTCACCGCCTCCAACGGTAAAACCATCGAGGTCAACAACACCGATGCTGAAGGCCGCCTCACCCTTGCTGATGCCCTTGTCTATGCCGAAAAACTGGGCGTAGATGCGATTGTGGATTTAGCCACCCTGACAGGTGCCTGTATTGTTGCCCTGGGAGACAATATTGCCGGTCTTTGGAGCAATAACGCCGAATTAGCCCAGGCGCTGCAAAAGGCCAGCGATCGCTGCGGGGAAAAATTCTGGCAAATGCCCCTTGAAAATAAATACTTTGAGGCCATGAAGTCCCAAGTGGCTGACATGAAAAACACGGGCCCGCGCTCGGCAGGGTCAATTACTGCCGCCCTATTCCTTCAGCAATTTGTCGACCATACCCCTTGGGCACACCTTGACATTGCTGGACCAGTCTGGACGGAAAAAGAAGATGGCTACAACAATCCCTGTGGAACTGGCTACCCCGTGCGCACCCTGGTGGAGTGGCTATGCAGTCTCAGTGCCTAG
- the ftnA gene encoding non-heme ferritin, with protein sequence MLSSAMINRLNEQINLEMFSAYLYLQMSSWCAHKALEGCATFLGQHADEEMAHMRRLLSYMHETGALAILKDIAAPPHNFASLKEMFNQVYEHEQFVTRKINELVHLANSEPDYSTLQFLQWYVAEQHQEEFLFKSILDKIELIGTEGQGLFFIDQEIGKLTSTRNSKTLPSIG encoded by the coding sequence ATGTTATCTTCAGCAATGATCAATCGCCTAAATGAACAGATTAACCTTGAGATGTTCTCAGCCTACCTCTATTTGCAGATGAGCTCTTGGTGTGCTCACAAAGCCTTGGAAGGATGTGCTACTTTTCTTGGGCAACATGCCGATGAAGAAATGGCGCACATGCGGCGTCTCCTGAGCTATATGCACGAGACCGGTGCCCTAGCAATTTTGAAGGATATAGCAGCTCCTCCCCACAACTTTGCTTCTCTTAAGGAGATGTTTAACCAAGTCTATGAGCATGAACAGTTTGTCACTCGCAAAATAAACGAGCTAGTGCATTTAGCCAATAGCGAACCTGACTATTCAACACTGCAGTTTTTGCAGTGGTATGTTGCTGAACAACACCAAGAAGAATTTTTATTCAAAAGTATCCTCGATAAGATTGAACTCATTGGCACAGAAGGGCAAGGACTATTTTTTATTGACCAAGAAATTGGCAAACTTACCTCAACCAGAAACAGCAAGACACTGCCCAGCATAGGCTAA
- a CDS encoding FeoC-like transcriptional regulator yields the protein MLLELQDYIKKRQVVSIEELVNHFRSPPSLIEPMIEQLIAKGRVQKITPSHCSSCQQCGSQSLQLYEWRMNHVIFSNDQSPK from the coding sequence ATGCTTTTGGAATTGCAGGACTATATTAAGAAGCGCCAAGTGGTTTCCATTGAGGAGTTGGTGAATCATTTTCGATCGCCACCGAGTCTCATTGAGCCTATGATTGAGCAGCTCATAGCCAAAGGGCGAGTCCAAAAAATCACCCCTAGCCACTGCAGCAGTTGCCAGCAGTGCGGCTCGCAGTCTCTTCAATTGTACGAGTGGAGAATGAACCATGTTATCTTCAGCAATGATCAATCGCCTAAATGA
- a CDS encoding efflux RND transporter periplasmic adaptor subunit has translation MAAFIPFVGKASSPGRSLVIGVIAAGLVGGAGLLLWRSRQTPLDLDRYTVSVQDSRDLVARIAATGKVVPVQTVNISPKRAGLLAELYVEQGDRVKAGQIIARMDNRDEQAQLAQAQANLADAIARRDRIVAGNRAEEIAQAAAQVRAATTRAQLAEERLKRNEFLAAEGAIPRDTLDELRANRDSAIANLNEAQKRLQLLQRGSRSEDIRQAEAAVAAAQAQVQAARAALEDTVIRAPFTGIITQKYASPGAFVTPTTTASATTSATSTSIVAIAEGLEILAEVPEVDIGQVLVGQPVEIRADAYPGETFQGRVRLVAPEAVVEQNVTFFQVRVSLVTGLEKLRSGMNVDLDFLGQKINNALLVPTVAIAVERGQTGVYVVGADKRPKFRPVTIGSSWQDQTQIIHGVSVGERVFIDFPERLRPKQE, from the coding sequence ATGGCAGCCTTTATCCCCTTCGTCGGCAAAGCTTCATCCCCGGGGCGATCGCTCGTGATTGGGGTGATTGCCGCGGGCCTAGTGGGCGGTGCTGGACTACTTCTCTGGCGATCGCGCCAAACGCCCCTTGACCTAGATCGCTACACCGTTTCCGTTCAAGACAGTCGCGATTTAGTTGCTCGCATTGCGGCCACGGGCAAAGTAGTGCCTGTGCAAACTGTCAATATCAGTCCAAAGCGAGCGGGTCTTTTGGCAGAACTGTACGTCGAACAGGGGGATCGGGTGAAAGCGGGTCAAATCATTGCCCGTATGGACAACCGCGATGAACAAGCGCAACTCGCCCAAGCCCAAGCCAACCTAGCGGACGCCATTGCCCGTCGCGATCGCATCGTTGCCGGGAACCGGGCTGAGGAAATTGCCCAAGCCGCAGCCCAAGTGCGAGCCGCCACCACCCGCGCTCAATTGGCAGAAGAACGCCTGAAACGCAATGAATTCTTGGCGGCGGAGGGGGCGATTCCCCGCGATACCTTGGATGAACTAAGAGCGAATCGCGATAGTGCGATCGCCAACCTCAATGAAGCCCAAAAGCGTTTGCAACTCTTACAGCGTGGCTCCCGCAGTGAAGACATCCGTCAAGCAGAAGCCGCAGTGGCTGCTGCCCAAGCCCAAGTCCAAGCCGCCCGTGCTGCCCTCGAAGATACCGTGATTCGTGCTCCTTTTACGGGGATCATTACCCAAAAGTACGCCAGTCCAGGAGCCTTTGTAACCCCCACCACTACAGCCTCGGCAACAACCTCTGCCACTTCCACCTCCATTGTGGCGATCGCTGAGGGGTTAGAAATTCTTGCCGAAGTACCAGAAGTGGATATTGGCCAAGTGCTCGTGGGGCAACCCGTTGAAATCCGTGCCGATGCCTATCCAGGGGAAACCTTTCAAGGGCGGGTGCGGCTAGTAGCTCCCGAGGCAGTGGTGGAGCAAAATGTCACCTTCTTTCAGGTGCGGGTTTCCTTGGTGACAGGGCTAGAAAAGCTGCGTTCTGGGATGAATGTGGACTTAGATTTTCTGGGGCAAAAAATTAACAACGCTCTCTTGGTACCCACAGTGGCTATTGCCGTTGAACGGGGCCAAACGGGTGTTTATGTGGTGGGTGCAGACAAACGACCAAAATTCCGCCCCGTCACCATTGGCAGTAGCTGGCAAGATCAAACCCAAATTATCCATGGTGTCAGTGTCGGTGAGCGCGTCTTTATTGACTTTCCTGAGCGGCTACGTCCGAAACAGGAGTAG
- a CDS encoding valine--pyruvate transaminase — MNPALSQIGQQMSQLTGVRAIMKDIIETLRLNRGQDLINLSAGNPLILPEVEQLWRDCTHELMASPEFGQVVCRYGASQGYEPLIAAVVDDFNRRYGLNLTERNVLVTPGSQALYFFAANAFGGLSANGQLKKVVLPLSPEYTGYGGVSLTPNTVVAYRPRLEVFEADHTFKYRPDFQQLHIDDTTGCVIFSRPCNPTGNVLTDLEVRQIADLAVPYGVPVLIDAAYGPPYPSLNFTELAPVFGGNIVHCLSLSKAGLPGERVGIAIGDREILSVLEAFQTNACIHASRYGQAIAALAIANGALAEVSVNVIRPFYQRKFTILEDALRSALPNDIPWFLHRGEGAIFAWLWLRDLPMTDWELYQHLKRAGVIVVPGSSFFPGLTEPWRHKQECLRISLTASNEEIALGMQRLAATITQVYQASPNCFYSEMLA; from the coding sequence ATGAATCCTGCACTCTCCCAGATTGGCCAGCAAATGTCCCAACTGACGGGAGTCCGGGCAATCATGAAGGATATTATCGAGACGCTGCGCCTGAATCGCGGCCAAGACCTCATTAACCTGAGTGCAGGCAACCCCCTCATTCTCCCTGAGGTCGAGCAACTGTGGCGTGACTGTACCCACGAACTGATGGCCAGCCCAGAATTTGGCCAAGTGGTCTGCCGCTATGGTGCCAGCCAAGGGTATGAACCGTTGATTGCTGCTGTTGTCGATGATTTTAATCGCCGCTATGGTTTGAACCTGACGGAGCGCAACGTCCTTGTCACCCCCGGCAGTCAGGCCCTCTACTTCTTTGCTGCCAATGCCTTTGGGGGCTTGAGCGCCAACGGTCAATTAAAGAAAGTCGTTCTTCCTTTAAGTCCCGAATACACAGGCTACGGTGGCGTCAGCCTTACCCCCAATACCGTTGTTGCCTATCGTCCGCGCCTTGAGGTTTTTGAAGCGGATCACACCTTTAAGTATCGTCCAGACTTTCAACAACTGCACATTGACGACACCACGGGCTGTGTAATCTTCTCCCGTCCCTGCAATCCAACGGGAAATGTACTCACAGACCTAGAGGTGCGCCAAATTGCCGATTTGGCTGTGCCCTATGGCGTGCCGGTGCTGATTGATGCTGCCTATGGGCCACCCTACCCCAGTTTGAATTTTACCGAACTAGCGCCCGTTTTTGGCGGGAACATTGTCCACTGCCTCAGCCTTTCAAAAGCAGGGCTGCCGGGGGAACGGGTGGGGATTGCCATTGGGGATCGCGAGATTTTGAGTGTCCTTGAAGCTTTTCAAACCAATGCCTGCATTCATGCCTCCCGCTACGGTCAGGCGATCGCCGCTTTAGCCATTGCCAACGGTGCCCTCGCCGAAGTGTCTGTCAATGTCATTCGCCCCTTCTATCAGCGCAAGTTTACAATTCTCGAAGACGCCCTACGCAGTGCTTTACCCAACGACATTCCTTGGTTTTTGCATCGCGGTGAAGGGGCGATTTTTGCGTGGTTGTGGCTACGGGATTTACCCATGACGGATTGGGAATTGTATCAACACTTGAAACGAGCAGGTGTGATTGTTGTTCCCGGCAGTTCCTTTTTCCCCGGCTTAACGGAGCCGTGGCGCCACAAACAGGAGTGCTTACGCATTAGTCTCACCGCCAGTAATGAGGAAATTGCCCTTGGCATGCAACGACTGGCCGCCACCATTACCCAGGTTTACCAAGCATCTCCTAACTGTTTCTACTCTGAGATGTTGGCGTAG